One segment of Methylotenera versatilis 79 DNA contains the following:
- the hemE gene encoding uroporphyrinogen decarboxylase: MSQLQNDTFLKALMRQPTDYTPVWMMRQAGRYLPEYKQSRKTAGSFLQLCKSPDFATEVTMQPLDRYPLLDASILFSDILTVPDAMGLGLYFEEGEGPKFERTLREEADIQKLTVPDMAKLHYVFDAVSQIRKTINGRVPLIGFSGSPWTLATYMVEGKGGTDFLNIKKMAYARPDLLHHILETTAQTVIQYLNAQIAAGAQAVMIFDSWGGALSHNAYKEFSLNYMHKIVAGLTKDNEGRKVPSVVFTKGGALWLEAQAEIGADALGLDWTVDIGSARQRVGGKVALQGNLDPAILLSTPEAIEKEVANILASYGHGNGHVFNLGHGITQWTPPENAAAMLAAVREHSKQYHQ, from the coding sequence ATGAGTCAATTGCAAAACGATACATTCTTAAAAGCGCTGATGCGCCAACCCACAGACTACACGCCAGTGTGGATGATGCGTCAAGCTGGACGTTATTTGCCAGAGTATAAACAAAGCCGTAAAACCGCGGGTAGCTTTTTGCAGCTATGCAAAAGCCCAGATTTTGCGACTGAAGTGACGATGCAACCGCTAGATCGTTATCCATTATTAGATGCTTCTATTTTGTTCTCTGATATTCTCACCGTGCCAGATGCAATGGGTTTAGGCTTATATTTTGAAGAAGGCGAAGGCCCAAAATTTGAGCGTACTTTGCGCGAAGAAGCCGATATACAGAAGTTAACCGTACCAGACATGGCAAAACTGCATTACGTATTTGATGCCGTTAGCCAGATTCGCAAAACGATTAATGGCCGCGTGCCGCTGATTGGATTCTCAGGCAGTCCGTGGACGCTTGCGACATATATGGTGGAAGGCAAAGGCGGTACGGATTTTTTAAATATCAAAAAAATGGCTTACGCGCGACCAGATTTACTGCACCATATTTTAGAAACCACCGCACAAACAGTCATTCAATACCTAAATGCGCAAATCGCTGCAGGCGCACAAGCAGTGATGATATTCGACTCATGGGGTGGCGCACTTTCACACAATGCATACAAAGAATTTTCGCTAAACTACATGCATAAAATCGTGGCAGGCTTAACTAAAGATAACGAAGGTCGTAAAGTTCCCAGCGTCGTTTTCACCAAAGGCGGCGCGTTATGGTTAGAAGCACAAGCAGAGATTGGCGCAGATGCATTAGGTTTAGACTGGACTGTCGATATCGGTTCAGCACGTCAACGTGTTGGCGGTAAAGTAGCGCTGCAAGGCAACTTAGACCCAGCTATTTTGTTATCAACACCAGAAGCAATCGAAAAAGAAGTTGCGAATATCTTAGCCAGTTACGGTCATGGCAACGGTCATGTATTTAATTTAGGTCACGGCATCACACAATGGACGCCGCCTGAAAACGCAGCGGCGATGCTTGCCGCAGTTCGAGAACATAGTAAGCAGTATCATCAGTAA
- a CDS encoding glutamate synthase subunit beta has product MGKVTGFMEFERLAEANLPVVDRVKNYKEFVLHLTDDQAKQQGARCMDCGIPFCTTGCPINNIIPDWNDLVYSQDWRGAIDVLHSTNNFPEFTGRICPAPCEAACTLNINADPVGIKSIEHAIIDKAWENDWVTPQVPTHKTGKKVAIVGSGPAGLAAAQQLARVGHDVVVLEKSSRIGGLLRYGIPDFKMEKFHIDRRMTQMEAEGVEFRVNQNVGENVLADDLLAEFDAVILAGGAEHPRDLPVTGRELDGVMYAMDFLTPQNKVVAGDTIANQVMATNKNVVVIGGGDTGSDCVGTSNRHGALSITQFELMPQPPEKENKELFWPNWPLKMRTSSSHEEGANRDWSITTKELIGENGKVAALKGCKVEWKDGKMVEVADTEFVIKADLVLLAMGFVSPVQKLLDAFGVEKDNRGNAKATTEGAESYKTSKAKVFAAGDVRRGQSLVVWAIREGRQAAKAVDEFLMGSSTLPR; this is encoded by the coding sequence ATGGGCAAAGTAACAGGTTTTATGGAGTTTGAACGACTGGCAGAAGCAAATCTACCAGTCGTTGATCGTGTTAAGAATTACAAAGAATTTGTGCTGCATTTAACGGACGATCAAGCCAAGCAACAAGGCGCGCGCTGTATGGATTGCGGCATTCCGTTCTGTACAACTGGTTGTCCAATCAATAATATTATTCCGGATTGGAATGATCTGGTTTATAGCCAAGATTGGCGTGGCGCAATCGATGTGTTGCATTCAACTAATAATTTCCCGGAGTTTACTGGTCGTATTTGCCCGGCGCCTTGCGAAGCTGCCTGTACATTGAATATTAATGCTGATCCGGTTGGCATTAAGTCGATTGAGCACGCGATTATCGATAAAGCATGGGAAAACGATTGGGTAACACCGCAAGTTCCAACGCACAAAACAGGTAAGAAAGTCGCGATTGTGGGCTCAGGCCCTGCAGGATTAGCCGCTGCGCAACAGTTAGCGCGCGTTGGCCATGACGTTGTTGTATTAGAAAAAAGTAGTCGCATCGGTGGTTTGTTGCGCTATGGTATTCCAGATTTCAAAATGGAAAAATTCCATATTGATCGTCGTATGACGCAGATGGAAGCCGAGGGCGTTGAGTTTCGCGTCAATCAAAACGTGGGCGAAAATGTGCTTGCGGATGATTTATTAGCAGAATTTGATGCGGTTATTTTAGCTGGCGGTGCTGAGCATCCACGCGATTTACCCGTCACAGGTCGCGAGTTAGATGGCGTGATGTACGCAATGGATTTTTTAACGCCGCAAAATAAAGTGGTCGCAGGCGACACGATTGCTAACCAAGTGATGGCGACCAATAAAAACGTTGTCGTGATTGGTGGTGGCGATACAGGTTCTGACTGCGTAGGCACGTCAAACCGTCATGGCGCGTTAAGTATCACGCAGTTTGAGTTAATGCCGCAGCCGCCAGAAAAAGAGAATAAAGAGCTATTTTGGCCAAATTGGCCACTTAAAATGCGTACTTCAAGTTCGCATGAAGAAGGTGCGAACCGCGATTGGTCTATTACCACTAAAGAACTAATTGGCGAAAATGGTAAAGTGGCCGCGCTAAAAGGCTGTAAAGTAGAATGGAAAGACGGCAAAATGGTTGAAGTTGCTGATACTGAGTTTGTGATTAAGGCCGATTTAGTATTATTGGCGATGGGTTTTGTCTCACCAGTGCAAAAATTGTTAGATGCATTTGGCGTAGAAAAAGACAATCGCGGTAATGCAAAAGCGACCACTGAGGGCGCTGAAAGTTATAAAACCAGCAAGGCTAAAGTATTCGCTGCGGGTGATGTGCGTCGCGGTCAATCCTTGGTGGTTTGGGCAATTCGCGAAGGTCGCCAAGCGGCAAAAGCCGTAGATGAGTTCTTAATGGGTTCATCCACACTGCCGCGTTAA
- the hemL gene encoding glutamate-1-semialdehyde 2,1-aminomutase, whose protein sequence is MTSLNQSLFEQSQQLIPGGVNSPVRAFRSVGGTPVFFKKGLGSKLWDVDGKEYIDYINSWGPMIVGHAHPEVIAAVQAAAANSLSFGAPTGLELEMAVLINKLVPSMEQVRLNSSGTEATMSAIRVARGFTGRDTIVKFEGCYHGHSDGLLVKAGSGLLTFGEPDSGGVPASVAAHTLTLEYNNTQQLQDLFDKRGDEIACVIIEPVVGNMNLIVPKMEFLQTLRALCTKHGAILIFDEVMTGFRVHLGGAQTLYNITPDMTTLGKVIGGGLPVGAFGGRKDIMSVLAPLGKVYQAGTLSGNPVAVSAGLATLNLIQAPDFHTKLTAQTKRLMDGLKQAAKQANVTFNAQNVGGMFGLYFSENCPTSYAEIMQDNNKDHFNRFFHSMLDSGIYLGPSAFEAGFVSAAHSDADIAYTIEAAKKAFAAL, encoded by the coding sequence ATGACATCACTTAATCAATCGTTATTTGAACAATCCCAACAATTAATTCCAGGCGGTGTTAATTCGCCAGTGCGTGCCTTTCGCTCAGTAGGTGGCACTCCAGTATTCTTTAAAAAAGGTTTGGGTTCCAAATTGTGGGATGTCGACGGTAAAGAATACATTGATTACATCAATTCCTGGGGCCCGATGATTGTCGGTCATGCACATCCAGAAGTGATTGCTGCTGTACAAGCTGCTGCGGCTAATAGTCTTTCGTTTGGGGCGCCAACAGGCCTTGAGCTGGAAATGGCGGTGCTGATTAACAAGCTCGTGCCAAGTATGGAACAAGTGCGTTTAAATAGTAGTGGCACAGAAGCGACGATGAGCGCAATCCGTGTGGCGCGGGGGTTTACAGGCCGCGATACGATTGTGAAATTTGAAGGTTGTTATCATGGTCATTCAGATGGCTTGCTGGTAAAAGCAGGTTCTGGCTTGTTAACGTTTGGTGAGCCAGATTCTGGCGGTGTGCCAGCAAGTGTAGCCGCTCACACTTTAACCCTGGAATACAACAACACGCAGCAATTGCAAGATTTATTCGACAAGCGCGGCGATGAGATCGCCTGTGTGATTATTGAGCCAGTAGTTGGCAATATGAACTTGATCGTGCCAAAAATGGAGTTTTTGCAGACCTTACGTGCGTTATGTACCAAACACGGCGCAATTCTTATTTTTGATGAAGTGATGACTGGATTTAGGGTGCATTTGGGTGGCGCGCAGACTTTGTATAATATCACGCCAGATATGACCACATTAGGCAAAGTGATTGGCGGCGGATTGCCAGTTGGCGCATTTGGAGGACGTAAAGATATTATGAGTGTATTGGCGCCGCTGGGTAAGGTGTATCAAGCAGGTACTTTGTCTGGTAATCCTGTGGCGGTAAGTGCCGGTTTGGCGACACTTAACTTGATTCAAGCGCCAGATTTTCACACTAAATTAACGGCTCAAACCAAGCGTTTAATGGATGGATTAAAACAAGCTGCCAAACAAGCTAACGTTACGTTTAATGCGCAAAATGTCGGCGGCATGTTTGGCTTGTATTTCAGTGAGAATTGCCCGACCAGCTATGCTGAAATCATGCAAGATAACAATAAAGACCATTTCAATCGTTTTTTCCACAGCATGCTGGATAGCGGTATTTATTTGGGGCCGTCTGCTTTTGAGGCAGGTTTTGTTTCTGCCGCACATTCTGATGCAGATATTGCCTACACGATTGAAGCCGCAAAAAAAGCTTTCGCAGCTTTGTAG
- a CDS encoding glutamate synthase-related protein translates to MAQNSLAPKNQGLYNSANEKDACGVGFVAHIKGKKSHEIVQKGLELLTNLTHRGATGYDPKLGDGAGLLMQMPDAFMRKQAVKLNISLPEAGQYAVGNVFLPQVAKSREACEALITKIIAEENQTFLGWRDVPVNNSNIAQAARDVEPIMRQVIIASTVSDQNVFERKLFVIRKRIEHAVRALNLNDKAAFYIPSLSSRTIVYKGMLLANEVGVYYTDLNDESVVSALALVHQRFSTNTFPAWDLAHPFRMIAHNGEINTVQGNVNWMAARHETMRSSVIGEDLEKLWPLIAEGQSDSACFDNCLELLVAGGYSLPHAMMMLIPEAWGAKDGAGKPLMDEERRAFYEYHAALMEPWDGPAAVAFTDGRMIGATLDRNGLRPARYLVTDDDIVMMASEMGVLTFSQEKIVKKWRLEPGKMLLIDTEEGRIIGDAEVKNALATAKPYKQWIEKTRYFLSDMSKVEGKLEMAASLLDTQQAFGYTQEDIKFVMAPMVANGEEGAGSMGNDAALPVLSAKPKLLYNYFKQLFAQVTNPPIDPIREELVMSLVTFIGPKPNLLGVDETTPPMRLEAGQPVLMLDELEQLKAIATLTHNQYKSLVLDITYPTTLGKDGMAAAVANIASAAESAVHDGFNILILSDRNVSADRLAIPALLACSATHEHLVQHGLRTSTGLVIDTGSAREVHHFALLAGYGAEAVCPWLAFETINHMANDQSNSKTNDEGAKKFVKAIGKGLYKVMSKMGISTYQSYCGAQIFEAIGLNTAFVDKYFTGTATNIEGIGLDQVAEEAERLHLSAFGDDPVLANSLDAGGEYAFRVRGEEHMWTPDSIAKLQHATRTNSATTYKEYAALINDQTRRHMTLRGLFEIKSAGSAIPLDSVESAKEIVKRFATGAMSLGSISTEAHATLAIAMNRIGGKSNTGEGGEDAKRFIPVASDTTMANVIGAKNIVRDIPLKAGDSMRSRIKQVASGRFGVTAEYLASADQIQIKMAQGAKPGEGGQLPGHKVSEYIAKLRFSVPGVGLISPPPHHDIYSIEDLAQLIHDLKNANPKASISVKLVSETGIGTVAAGVAKAKSDHIVVAGHDGGTGASPISSVKHAGTPWELGLAETQQTLVLNQLRGRVVVQVDGQMKTGRDVLIGALLGADEFGFATAPLVVEGCIMMRKCHLNTCPVGVATQDPELRKRFTGQPEHVVNYFFFVAEEVRELMASIGIAKFDDLIGRADLLDMQAGIDHWKINGLDFSKVFHLPEMPASVSRKNNDVQDHGLINALDNKLITLANDALETGKKVVLDIPITNTNRTVGTMLSNQVATRYGNTGLPDDTIHVNFTGTSGQSFAAFLAKGITFELTGEGNDYVGKGLCGGRITIKPPVAFRGIAHENIIIGNTVMYGATTGESYFRGVAGERFCVRNSGASAVVEGVGNHGCEYMTGGTVVVLGVTGQNFAAGMSGGVAYVYDEDGLFARRCNMSMVSLEKVETAESCVGKIHHLDQPDEITLKTLIENHAKYTGSVRASAMLADWANYRAKFVKVMPNEYKRALIELAEDKALVAA, encoded by the coding sequence ATGGCTCAAAATAGCCTAGCTCCTAAAAATCAAGGTTTATACAATTCAGCAAACGAAAAAGATGCCTGTGGTGTGGGTTTTGTTGCGCACATTAAAGGTAAGAAAAGCCATGAAATTGTGCAAAAAGGTTTGGAGCTGCTCACCAATCTAACGCATCGTGGTGCGACAGGTTACGATCCCAAGCTGGGTGATGGCGCAGGTTTGTTAATGCAAATGCCAGATGCATTTATGCGTAAACAAGCCGTTAAGCTGAATATCAGTCTCCCAGAAGCAGGTCAATACGCAGTTGGTAATGTTTTTTTACCGCAAGTTGCAAAAAGTCGTGAAGCTTGCGAAGCGCTAATCACAAAAATCATTGCAGAAGAAAACCAAACATTCCTTGGTTGGCGTGATGTGCCGGTGAACAATAGTAATATTGCCCAAGCTGCACGCGATGTTGAGCCGATTATGCGACAAGTGATTATTGCAAGCACAGTTTCAGATCAAAATGTGTTTGAGCGTAAATTGTTTGTCATCCGTAAACGTATTGAGCATGCTGTACGCGCTTTAAATTTAAATGACAAAGCCGCTTTTTACATACCGTCGTTATCTTCACGTACCATTGTTTACAAAGGTATGTTGTTGGCGAACGAAGTAGGCGTTTATTACACGGATTTAAACGATGAAAGCGTCGTTTCAGCACTAGCGCTAGTGCATCAACGCTTTTCAACTAATACTTTCCCTGCTTGGGATTTAGCCCATCCATTCCGCATGATTGCGCATAACGGTGAAATCAATACCGTGCAAGGCAACGTGAATTGGATGGCAGCGCGTCACGAGACAATGAGGTCAAGCGTGATTGGTGAGGATTTAGAGAAGCTTTGGCCATTAATTGCAGAAGGTCAGTCAGATTCAGCTTGTTTTGATAACTGTTTAGAGTTGTTAGTCGCTGGTGGTTATTCATTGCCACACGCAATGATGATGTTGATTCCTGAAGCTTGGGGCGCAAAAGATGGCGCAGGTAAGCCGCTAATGGATGAAGAGCGCCGAGCTTTTTATGAATATCACGCAGCATTAATGGAGCCATGGGATGGCCCAGCAGCGGTAGCATTTACCGATGGCCGCATGATTGGCGCAACATTGGACCGTAACGGTCTGCGCCCTGCTCGCTATTTAGTGACAGATGACGACATAGTGATGATGGCATCTGAAATGGGTGTGCTGACTTTTTCACAAGAAAAAATCGTGAAAAAATGGCGCTTAGAGCCAGGAAAAATGTTGCTGATTGATACTGAAGAAGGCCGTATTATTGGCGATGCTGAAGTGAAAAATGCGCTAGCAACAGCCAAACCTTATAAACAATGGATTGAAAAAACACGCTACTTTTTGAGCGATATGTCAAAAGTAGAGGGCAAGCTAGAAATGGCTGCCAGCTTGTTAGATACACAACAAGCATTTGGTTATACGCAGGAAGATATCAAATTTGTAATGGCACCAATGGTCGCTAATGGCGAAGAAGGTGCCGGGTCTATGGGTAATGACGCAGCATTACCTGTGTTGTCAGCCAAACCAAAACTGCTGTACAACTATTTCAAACAGTTATTCGCACAAGTGACTAACCCGCCAATTGACCCGATTCGTGAAGAATTGGTGATGTCGTTGGTGACATTTATTGGTCCTAAACCAAACTTGTTAGGCGTGGATGAAACTACTCCACCAATGCGCTTGGAAGCTGGACAGCCAGTATTAATGCTGGATGAGTTAGAGCAATTAAAAGCTATTGCAACGCTCACGCACAACCAATATAAATCTTTAGTGCTAGACATTACCTACCCTACAACATTAGGTAAGGATGGCATGGCTGCTGCGGTAGCGAATATTGCAAGTGCTGCAGAAAGCGCAGTGCATGATGGATTTAATATTTTAATTCTGTCAGACAGAAACGTTAGTGCAGACCGCCTGGCGATTCCTGCCCTGCTGGCTTGCTCTGCAACACATGAGCATTTAGTGCAACATGGCCTAAGAACCAGCACTGGTTTGGTAATAGATACAGGCTCTGCGCGCGAAGTACATCATTTTGCATTGCTTGCTGGTTACGGGGCCGAAGCGGTTTGCCCATGGTTAGCGTTTGAAACCATTAATCATATGGCGAATGACCAATCAAATAGTAAAACAAATGACGAAGGTGCCAAAAAATTCGTAAAAGCTATCGGCAAAGGTTTGTACAAAGTGATGTCGAAAATGGGCATTTCTACATACCAGTCTTACTGTGGCGCACAAATTTTTGAAGCAATTGGCTTAAACACAGCGTTTGTAGACAAGTACTTTACTGGCACTGCGACTAATATCGAAGGTATAGGCTTAGATCAAGTCGCAGAAGAAGCTGAACGTTTACATTTAAGTGCTTTTGGCGATGATCCTGTATTGGCGAATAGCCTTGATGCAGGCGGCGAGTACGCATTCCGTGTGCGTGGCGAAGAGCATATGTGGACGCCAGATTCCATCGCAAAATTACAACATGCGACACGTACTAACTCTGCGACGACTTATAAAGAATATGCCGCGTTAATTAATGACCAAACGCGCCGCCATATGACTTTGCGTGGCTTGTTTGAAATTAAATCAGCGGGTTCAGCCATTCCACTAGATTCAGTTGAGTCAGCCAAAGAAATCGTCAAACGCTTTGCTACAGGCGCTATGTCTTTAGGTTCTATTTCTACCGAAGCGCATGCAACTCTAGCCATCGCGATGAACCGAATTGGTGGTAAATCAAATACCGGTGAAGGTGGCGAAGACGCGAAACGTTTCATTCCAGTAGCTAGTGATACCACCATGGCAAACGTGATTGGCGCCAAAAATATTGTGCGCGATATTCCACTTAAAGCGGGCGACTCTATGCGCTCACGCATTAAACAAGTGGCATCTGGTCGTTTTGGTGTGACTGCTGAGTATTTGGCTTCAGCCGATCAAATTCAAATCAAAATGGCACAAGGTGCAAAACCAGGTGAAGGTGGTCAATTACCTGGTCATAAGGTTTCAGAATATATCGCTAAATTGCGTTTTTCAGTACCGGGCGTGGGTTTGATTTCACCGCCTCCACATCATGATATCTATTCAATTGAAGATTTAGCGCAATTGATTCATGACCTTAAAAATGCCAATCCAAAAGCCTCAATCTCGGTAAAACTGGTTTCTGAAACTGGTATCGGTACCGTAGCGGCAGGTGTAGCGAAAGCGAAATCAGATCACATCGTGGTTGCAGGTCATGATGGTGGAACTGGCGCATCGCCAATCTCATCAGTCAAACATGCAGGTACGCCGTGGGAATTAGGCTTGGCTGAAACACAGCAGACTTTAGTGCTGAATCAATTGCGCGGTCGCGTAGTTGTGCAAGTTGACGGACAAATGAAAACAGGCCGCGACGTGCTGATTGGTGCATTGTTAGGTGCAGATGAATTCGGTTTCGCAACGGCGCCGCTAGTAGTTGAAGGCTGTATCATGATGCGTAAATGCCATCTAAATACTTGCCCAGTTGGCGTGGCTACGCAAGATCCAGAATTACGTAAACGCTTTACTGGACAACCTGAACATGTGGTGAATTACTTCTTCTTTGTCGCTGAAGAAGTACGTGAATTAATGGCTTCAATCGGTATTGCCAAATTTGATGACTTGATTGGTCGTGCCGATTTACTGGATATGCAAGCAGGTATCGATCACTGGAAAATCAATGGCTTAGATTTCAGTAAAGTATTCCACTTGCCAGAAATGCCAGCCAGTGTCTCACGCAAAAATAATGACGTGCAAGACCATGGACTAATTAATGCGTTGGATAACAAGTTAATCACGCTTGCTAATGACGCATTAGAAACTGGCAAAAAAGTCGTGTTAGATATTCCAATCACCAACACAAATCGTACTGTTGGAACCATGTTATCAAACCAAGTTGCGACGCGCTATGGCAATACTGGCTTGCCAGATGACACGATTCACGTGAATTTCACTGGTACATCTGGCCAAAGTTTTGCGGCATTTTTAGCCAAAGGTATCACGTTTGAATTAACGGGTGAAGGTAACGATTACGTTGGTAAAGGTTTGTGTGGCGGACGTATCACCATCAAACCGCCAGTCGCGTTCCGTGGTATTGCGCACGAAAATATCATCATCGGTAATACCGTAATGTACGGTGCAACCACAGGTGAAAGCTACTTTAGAGGCGTGGCAGGTGAACGTTTCTGTGTGCGCAATTCTGGTGCATCTGCGGTAGTTGAGGGCGTAGGCAACCACGGTTGTGAATATATGACAGGCGGAACGGTAGTCGTTTTAGGCGTAACAGGCCAAAACTTTGCTGCAGGGATGAGTGGCGGCGTGGCTTATGTTTACGATGAAGATGGCTTGTTTGCTAGACGTTGCAACATGAGCATGGTGTCGCTAGAAAAAGTGGAAACTGCAGAATCTTGTGTTGGAAAAATACATCATTTAGATCAGCCAGATGAAATCACATTGAAAACGCTGATTGAAAATCACGCCAAATACACAGGCAGCGTGCGTGCTAGTGCGATGTTGGCAGATTGGGCAAATTACAGAGCTAAATTTGTAAAAGTGATGCCAAACGAATATAAACGTGCGTTGATTGAGTTGGCTGAAGACAAGGCATTGGTAGCAGCATAA